From Gordonia crocea, the proteins below share one genomic window:
- the steA gene encoding putative cytokinetic ring protein SteA — MKMPAALTRSHAHLPGTTGIARIDKDTKRLLGRVGPGDVVILDEIDLDRVTADALVKAEVEAVVNASPSITGRFPNLGPEVLVAAGITLLDNVGADVFKKVRDGVKVRIHDDRLYIGERRVGLGDELTETDVADQMIDAKAGVVDHLEAFSGNAIEYLRSESPLLIDGVGVPDVDVDLDGTHVVIVAGGPDNAAQLRALKPFIREYSPIMIGVGTGADALVKAGHRPALIVGDPDDISRDTLRCGAQLVLPADTDGHAAGLTRIQDLGVGAITFPAAGAATDLALLLADHHGADLIVTVGYGGGLDDFFDRSHPESNPAMFLTRLKVGPKLVDARAVSSLYRTRGSGVGIALLVLAALVAVIAALLLSDSGAVVVDFLVEQWHRLADWVAGLVG, encoded by the coding sequence ATGAAGATGCCTGCCGCGCTCACCCGTTCCCACGCACACCTGCCTGGCACTACCGGAATCGCCAGGATCGACAAGGACACGAAGCGGTTGCTCGGCCGCGTCGGTCCGGGTGACGTGGTCATCCTCGACGAGATCGACCTGGACCGGGTCACCGCCGACGCGCTGGTGAAAGCGGAGGTGGAGGCGGTGGTGAACGCGTCACCGTCGATCACCGGGCGATTCCCCAACCTGGGCCCCGAGGTGCTGGTCGCCGCCGGGATCACGCTGCTGGACAACGTCGGCGCCGACGTCTTCAAGAAGGTGCGCGACGGGGTGAAGGTCCGCATCCACGACGACCGGCTCTACATCGGCGAGCGCCGCGTCGGCCTGGGCGACGAACTCACCGAGACCGATGTCGCCGACCAGATGATCGATGCCAAGGCCGGTGTCGTCGACCATCTGGAAGCCTTCTCCGGCAACGCCATCGAATACCTGCGCAGCGAGTCGCCGTTGCTCATCGACGGAGTCGGCGTGCCCGACGTCGACGTCGACCTCGACGGGACGCACGTCGTCATCGTCGCGGGTGGGCCCGACAACGCCGCTCAGTTGCGCGCGCTCAAGCCGTTCATCCGCGAGTACTCGCCGATCATGATCGGTGTCGGCACCGGCGCCGACGCCCTGGTGAAGGCGGGGCACCGGCCCGCCCTCATCGTCGGCGACCCCGACGACATCAGTCGTGACACCCTGCGGTGCGGTGCCCAACTGGTCTTGCCGGCCGACACCGACGGCCACGCGGCCGGTCTCACCCGCATCCAAGACCTGGGCGTCGGTGCCATCACGTTCCCGGCGGCCGGCGCGGCCACCGATCTGGCGCTGCTGCTCGCCGACCACCACGGCGCCGACCTGATCGTGACGGTGGGTTACGGCGGCGGGCTCGACGACTTCTTCGACCGGTCCCATCCGGAGAGCAACCCCGCGATGTTCTTGACCCGCCTCAAGGTCGGGCCCAAGCTCGTCGACGCGCGCGCGGTCTCCTCGCTCTACCGCACCCGCGGCTCCGGCGTCGGCATCGCGCTACTCGTCCTCGCCGCCCTGGTGGCGGTGATCGCCGCGCTGCTGCTCTCCGACAGCGGTGCCGTCGTCGTGGACTTCCTCGTCGAGCAATGGCACCGGTTGGCGGACTGGGTCGCCGGGCTCGTCGGATGA